One segment of Radiobacillus kanasensis DNA contains the following:
- a CDS encoding class I SAM-dependent methyltransferase, translating to MKMFHQAKESVREQFSKNAVKYITSESHAKGKDLQLLLDWANPQDNWIALDIATGGGHVAKTVAPHVNGIYATDLTVAMLENTANHLASKHPNMDFIIADAEELPFLKDSFDLVTCRIAPHHFPNPEAFVKEVARVLKKNGKFLLIDNVAPEDAELAEYVNMFEKLRDESHVKCLSIQEWKELFKQVGLVEIRSESRKKKLNYSSWLERMVKDEDQAEKVKRYMLNGSPRQRDYFQVRVTEGTIQSAKIDEWMVLCEKR from the coding sequence ATGAAAATGTTCCATCAAGCAAAGGAATCAGTCAGAGAGCAATTCTCAAAGAATGCCGTGAAATACATAACAAGTGAATCACATGCAAAAGGAAAGGATCTACAACTTCTATTAGACTGGGCAAATCCGCAAGACAATTGGATAGCGTTAGATATTGCGACAGGTGGAGGTCATGTGGCCAAAACAGTTGCCCCACATGTGAATGGAATCTATGCCACAGACCTAACAGTGGCCATGCTAGAAAATACAGCTAACCACTTAGCGTCCAAACATCCGAACATGGATTTTATCATTGCGGATGCAGAGGAGCTTCCTTTTTTAAAAGACTCTTTTGATTTGGTCACTTGTCGGATAGCCCCACATCATTTCCCAAACCCAGAAGCATTTGTAAAAGAGGTAGCACGAGTGTTAAAGAAGAATGGGAAATTTCTATTGATTGATAACGTTGCTCCAGAGGATGCGGAGCTTGCTGAATATGTGAATATGTTTGAGAAACTAAGAGATGAAAGCCATGTGAAATGTCTTTCGATACAAGAGTGGAAGGAATTATTCAAACAGGTGGGTCTAGTTGAAATAAGGTCAGAAAGTAGAAAAAAGAAGTTAAACTATTCCTCCTGGTTAGAGCGGATGGTTAAGGATGAAGACCAAGCAGAAAAAGTGAAGCGGTATATGTTGAACGGAAGTCCACGTCAGCGAGATTATTTTCAAGTGCGAGTGACTGAAGGTACTATCCAATCGGCTAAAATTGATGAGTGGATGGTACTTTGTGAAAAGAGATAG
- a CDS encoding alpha/beta hydrolase, with translation MIIILTIMVVLIGIAYGGVGNYFYNYALKANDEKEFLEGNPHLQESEAVMASVAEAAEKADNQFELEHPPSAMSIVSNDDLKLKLHADVYENEEESSKWAIVAHGYTGEAADMTRYVRHFYEQGFHVIAPDLRGHGKSEGDYIGMGWHDRMDMMQWIDEIIQKDPNAEIALFGVSMGGATVMMTSGENLPSNVKVIVEDCGYATVSDVFIYQLKDLFGLPEFPVMQAANTVTKMRAGYDLYEASAVKQVARSKTPMLFIHGDADTFVPYEMLNEVYEAANVDKEKLVIEGAGHGDAEKVDPELYWDTVWGFVGKYM, from the coding sequence ATGATTATAATTTTAACCATCATGGTAGTTCTGATAGGAATTGCTTATGGAGGTGTCGGCAATTATTTTTATAATTATGCGTTAAAAGCAAACGATGAAAAAGAGTTTTTAGAGGGGAATCCTCATTTACAGGAAAGTGAGGCTGTAATGGCTAGTGTAGCCGAAGCGGCCGAAAAGGCGGATAACCAATTTGAGCTAGAACATCCACCATCTGCTATGTCGATTGTTTCCAATGATGACCTCAAGTTGAAGCTACATGCAGATGTCTATGAAAATGAAGAAGAAAGTTCGAAATGGGCGATTGTGGCACATGGATACACAGGTGAAGCAGCTGATATGACAAGATATGTTCGCCATTTTTATGAACAAGGGTTTCATGTGATTGCACCTGATTTGCGTGGGCATGGGAAGAGTGAAGGAGATTATATTGGAATGGGCTGGCATGACCGGATGGACATGATGCAATGGATTGATGAAATCATTCAAAAAGATCCGAATGCAGAAATCGCATTGTTTGGTGTATCCATGGGTGGTGCTACTGTTATGATGACCTCGGGTGAGAACCTTCCTTCCAATGTTAAGGTCATTGTAGAAGACTGTGGGTACGCTACTGTTAGTGACGTATTTATTTATCAGTTGAAGGATTTGTTCGGATTACCTGAGTTTCCGGTCATGCAGGCTGCCAATACGGTTACCAAGATGCGTGCGGGGTATGATTTGTATGAAGCTTCTGCAGTCAAGCAGGTCGCAAGAAGCAAGACCCCTATGCTATTTATCCATGGTGATGCAGATACGTTTGTGCCATATGAAATGTTAAATGAAGTGTATGAGGCAGCTAATGTGGATAAAGAAAAGCTTGTGATAGAAGGAGCGGGGCACGGGGATGCAGAGAAGGTTGATCCAGAGCTTTATTGGGATACGGTCTGGGGGTTTGTTGGGAAGTATATGTAG
- a CDS encoding TIGR02677 family protein, whose product MFKRVKEATYLTAEKAWSYRAILRYFYIQHERMREFLFPEEIYEHLMQFNEFSGYTEEALHLDLDALVKWGNLIARQELGKSRTVEEFKKKRFRYQCTPYTVEFERMLMELEGMGETFGGSLERTQFERLYQSLIKLEEIVLGEKHEDDEECAQVWEDVLSYFRQITQNTSDYIAYINSEEVEDRMQTEAFLVYKDQFTTYLRDFIIALQGTALQIQDLLLGISRKQLLGYFEQVIRHNKQAFRFEEEKEKDPYEEFQEKWLSIKAWFLGNEHGESEYEMLQHRTNESIRRITRVVQRLGERHQHFRSRKKDYLHLAKWFDSMDSLEEAHELSSVAFGVFHTRHFHIDHTPTDDIYADVWDERPMEHETKPIVRNYREKTRPGAVTSNKEKKEEMKRIYLEQKQREKRLIEQYIQGNEITIEKLPMVETHVRKLLLSWIGKAMARKDRTIKTELGKRVRVILSDQRVMLQAEDGMLEMPNATFQFLEEEVTV is encoded by the coding sequence ATGTTCAAGCGTGTCAAAGAGGCAACTTATTTAACGGCAGAAAAGGCATGGAGCTACCGTGCTATTTTGCGTTATTTTTATATACAACATGAGAGAATGAGAGAATTTCTCTTTCCAGAAGAAATCTATGAACATCTGATGCAATTTAATGAGTTTAGTGGTTATACCGAAGAGGCACTGCATCTAGATCTAGACGCACTAGTGAAATGGGGCAACTTAATTGCTAGGCAGGAATTGGGTAAATCAAGAACGGTCGAAGAGTTTAAGAAGAAACGTTTTCGTTACCAATGTACACCTTATACGGTAGAATTTGAGCGGATGTTGATGGAGCTCGAGGGGATGGGGGAAACCTTTGGTGGCTCCTTAGAGCGAACGCAGTTTGAACGCTTATACCAATCCCTAATAAAATTAGAAGAAATAGTTTTAGGGGAAAAACACGAGGATGATGAAGAGTGTGCGCAGGTATGGGAGGATGTTCTTTCATACTTCCGTCAAATCACACAAAATACGTCCGATTATATTGCTTACATAAATAGTGAGGAAGTCGAAGATAGGATGCAAACAGAAGCGTTCCTTGTTTATAAGGATCAATTCACAACCTATCTAAGAGATTTCATTATCGCCTTGCAAGGAACTGCTTTACAAATCCAGGACTTATTATTAGGCATATCAAGGAAACAACTTCTCGGGTACTTTGAACAGGTGATTCGCCATAATAAGCAAGCGTTTCGTTTTGAGGAGGAAAAAGAGAAAGATCCATATGAAGAATTTCAAGAAAAGTGGTTAAGCATAAAAGCGTGGTTTCTTGGTAATGAGCACGGTGAAAGTGAATATGAGATGTTGCAACATCGAACGAATGAGTCGATACGTCGGATTACGAGAGTCGTCCAACGTCTGGGAGAACGGCATCAGCACTTTCGTAGTCGTAAGAAGGATTATCTTCATCTTGCAAAGTGGTTTGATTCTATGGATTCCTTGGAAGAAGCACATGAACTATCATCTGTTGCGTTTGGTGTATTTCATACACGTCACTTTCATATTGATCACACTCCAACAGACGATATTTATGCGGATGTATGGGATGAACGACCAATGGAACACGAGACGAAGCCAATTGTTCGGAATTATCGAGAGAAGACACGACCAGGTGCTGTAACTAGCAACAAGGAAAAGAAGGAAGAAATGAAGCGAATCTATTTGGAGCAAAAGCAGCGAGAAAAAAGGCTCATTGAGCAATATATTCAAGGCAATGAAATAACGATTGAGAAATTACCTATGGTAGAAACACATGTAAGGAAGTTGTTACTTTCATGGATTGGGAAAGCAATGGCGCGCAAGGATCGTACGATTAAAACAGAGCTAGGCAAAAGAGTACGCGTCATTTTAAGCGACCAAAGAGTCATGCTACAGGCAGAAGACGGGATGCTAGAAATGCCTAATGCTACTTTTCAGTTTCTTGAAGAGGAGGTAACCGTTTAA
- a CDS encoding TIGR02678 family protein: MDQAGFDEKTQEALGILFEQFWVLRAEDPSAYQLIREREKGLKRYVSEKFGFDLIVHQHFIKLEKIPVDPKGWMGIQDFTTIQDYAIFCCGLAFTEQKSVDEQFLLSDITEDIQDIYPGDFPLDWTNYEHRKSLVRALRKMVDLHIVKAVDGNIDLFANNEEQEVLYEVTVYARYFMRSYPDDLFRFETTREILDSEWQRHQADARRKRVYRKLMFSPVVYRESEDDQDFAYIRNFRNRLRDDLEEHTPFQLEVFKNAALLVMPDRRQRYTLFPDQKAIMNIALHLQSYLREHIDGYSISSMGEIKLTSVEFAQLIETIKGLYGHGWSKRYRDMSYGAVAEELLHLYKEWEMALVEEDTGMLVLKPVIARMVGHYPSDYQDGGEGQ, encoded by the coding sequence ATGGACCAAGCAGGATTTGACGAAAAAACGCAGGAAGCCTTGGGGATTCTGTTCGAGCAGTTTTGGGTGCTTCGTGCAGAAGATCCTTCAGCCTATCAGCTCATCCGGGAGAGAGAGAAAGGGTTAAAACGCTATGTTTCAGAAAAGTTTGGCTTTGATTTAATTGTTCATCAGCACTTTATTAAACTCGAGAAAATTCCAGTCGACCCGAAAGGATGGATGGGAATACAAGACTTTACGACTATTCAAGACTATGCAATTTTTTGTTGTGGACTTGCTTTTACGGAACAGAAGTCCGTTGATGAGCAGTTTCTCCTATCTGATATTACAGAGGATATACAAGATATATATCCTGGTGACTTTCCGTTGGATTGGACAAACTATGAGCATCGAAAGTCACTCGTTCGAGCTCTTAGGAAAATGGTGGATTTGCATATTGTTAAAGCTGTAGATGGTAATATTGACCTATTTGCGAATAATGAGGAACAAGAGGTGTTGTATGAAGTAACAGTTTATGCCCGCTACTTCATGCGTTCCTATCCGGATGACTTGTTCCGATTTGAAACGACTAGGGAAATTTTGGACAGCGAGTGGCAAAGACATCAAGCAGATGCAAGAAGAAAAAGAGTGTACCGGAAACTGATGTTTTCACCAGTTGTTTATCGTGAAAGCGAAGATGATCAAGATTTTGCTTATATACGTAATTTCCGTAATCGATTGCGTGATGACTTGGAGGAACATACGCCGTTTCAATTGGAAGTATTTAAAAATGCTGCTTTACTAGTGATGCCAGACCGAAGACAGCGATATACATTATTTCCTGACCAAAAAGCAATTATGAATATCGCTCTTCATTTACAGTCGTATCTTAGGGAACATATAGATGGATATTCTATTAGTTCAATGGGGGAGATCAAGCTAACTTCAGTGGAATTTGCCCAATTAATAGAAACGATTAAAGGGTTATATGGACATGGTTGGAGTAAAAGATATCGTGACATGTCCTATGGGGCAGTTGCGGAGGAGCTTTTGCATCTATATAAGGAATGGGAAATGGCCCTTGTTGAAGAAGACACGGGCATGCTTGTTTTAAAACCAGTAATTGCTCGTATGGTTGGACATTATCCAAGCGATTACCAAGACGGGGGTGAAGGTCAATGA
- a CDS encoding TIGR02680 family protein, with protein MNKWKMNSAGLLNFWYYDEETFTFSDGKLLLRGSNGSGKSVTMQSFLPVLLDGKTSPDRLDPFGSKARRMEDYLLGEKDIVNRDERTGYLFLEFKRQGTDQYITIGIGLQAKRNKQMKFWGFVVTDNQRIGHDIKLYKIENNAGEKQKIPLSRVELENLIGDGGHVVQTKTEYMKLVNKYLFGFETVEAYEDLIKLLIQLRSPKLSKDFRPTVIYEILEAALPPLSDEDLRHLSDTIEQMDQTKQQIEQLDREATAISSLNQVYHTYNQRILADHADEYVGASKRLAKEQKEYKQWTEKLTRLDQEIDQLNEEIRDLSLKQVTNKKQEERLKSHKVWNLEKELRDEKEKLQSESEVLRRKTGHLQDRREKENKLRIDKNQLEELAGERKEEMEDKLLDMTNDVEDSSFVEAHELNKQDFERHIQERFDFSVWKKETDHHISNLEKIEEELRKFDQLKAKYQEKDKVLADEKKVLDEITYQEQEWTRLFEEDKEQKLNEIHTWLRDSEWLTIQGEALQETSRSIHSLYEPTSYESVKEPFRQAILEFERNQGQLLSEMNFKRDNLVREIERKETELQEWNNKKDPEPITDSLTKEARQQLDANAVPYIPFYAAVEFQDHVDLDVRKRIESAIMDSGMLDALIMESNLKIEHDRILIPAPNMMAYTLADYLKPDLGPDHNISASLVDEVLRSIIIGEEESSTFSISDQGHYQIGLLKGHALPVNDVRYIGRSARRRFREEQIALIQGEIEALYGEKQLVTNEIRRIESTISQAKLRFERFPNDLDLQEVFRDIKDARVKINIHKSRVQHLSEELKDIHTNYTQVKSLIDEQTRKYNLEVSLISYQKATSVAKRYEKDLSDLEKEHIQYVNDVKRKEEILGRIDEIEQDMIEIQGEINISRDLVEGLKQNIQRIEQQLEQQGVGDIRKQIYDVQQALKEIDVALEEKKTTKPRKETEQEHVNHDIGAKDILVHFWTNMKETWEDSFKQEVLRGFVEQEKQKEIHEIAEDVLKEYGHLIREKDRSKLASQLTQEFYKQQSDLMEYRATSFNAPFTSPTWMNEVVEEEQKPHIEKWKQKMSRQLIELNYQGKQVSPYTVQQQIDLEQARQESFLDEQDQALYEEILFNSVGQKLRARIRRAEQWVGKMKSLMESRDTSSGLSFSIKWKPRTADSETEMDTVDLVHLLRQDPKLLKEEDLEKITVHFRSKIAKAKEMMGESSELQTLLQVLKEVLDYRKWFSFILYFQREGEKKRELTNNQFYKFSGGEKAMAMYIPLFTACYSRYSEADNQAPYIISLDEAFAGVDENNIREMFEIVEQLGFDYIMNSQVLWGDYDTISELSISELIRPKNADFVSVIRYHWDGNKMDLEVPTEIEDETLV; from the coding sequence ATGAATAAATGGAAAATGAATAGTGCAGGTCTGTTGAATTTCTGGTACTACGATGAGGAAACTTTTACCTTTTCAGATGGAAAGTTATTGCTTCGAGGAAGTAATGGTTCAGGGAAATCTGTAACGATGCAAAGCTTTTTACCCGTACTATTAGATGGAAAAACATCACCGGATAGGTTAGATCCATTTGGTTCGAAAGCAAGACGGATGGAAGATTATTTGCTAGGTGAAAAGGACATCGTCAACCGGGATGAGCGAACAGGTTACTTGTTTTTAGAATTCAAACGCCAAGGGACAGACCAATACATAACGATTGGGATTGGTCTGCAAGCAAAACGGAATAAGCAAATGAAGTTCTGGGGATTTGTCGTTACAGATAACCAAAGAATTGGACATGACATAAAACTATATAAAATTGAAAACAACGCTGGAGAAAAACAGAAGATTCCCTTATCCCGAGTCGAACTAGAAAATCTGATTGGTGATGGTGGGCATGTCGTTCAGACAAAAACGGAGTATATGAAGCTTGTTAATAAGTATTTATTTGGGTTTGAAACAGTTGAAGCTTATGAAGATTTGATTAAATTGTTAATTCAGTTAAGAAGTCCTAAGCTCTCTAAAGATTTTCGACCAACGGTTATTTATGAGATATTGGAAGCAGCCTTACCACCATTGTCTGATGAAGACCTTCGCCATTTGTCTGATACGATTGAACAAATGGATCAGACCAAACAACAGATTGAACAATTAGACAGAGAAGCTACTGCGATTTCAAGTCTAAATCAAGTCTATCATACGTATAATCAAAGAATTTTGGCTGATCACGCAGATGAATATGTCGGTGCGAGTAAACGTCTAGCCAAAGAGCAAAAGGAATATAAGCAATGGACGGAAAAACTAACCCGATTAGACCAAGAAATTGACCAGTTAAATGAGGAGATTAGAGATTTAAGCTTGAAGCAAGTTACGAATAAAAAACAAGAGGAACGATTGAAATCTCACAAGGTTTGGAATCTTGAAAAAGAACTTCGAGATGAGAAAGAAAAGTTACAGAGTGAATCTGAAGTGCTAAGAAGGAAAACTGGCCATCTGCAGGATCGTAGAGAAAAAGAAAACAAGTTAAGGATCGATAAGAATCAGCTAGAAGAGTTAGCTGGTGAACGAAAAGAAGAAATGGAGGACAAGCTACTGGATATGACAAATGATGTGGAGGATTCGTCATTTGTGGAAGCTCACGAATTAAATAAGCAAGATTTTGAACGTCATATCCAAGAACGTTTTGATTTTAGTGTATGGAAGAAAGAAACAGACCACCATATCTCGAATTTAGAAAAAATCGAAGAAGAATTACGGAAATTTGATCAATTAAAAGCTAAATATCAAGAAAAAGATAAGGTATTAGCGGATGAAAAAAAGGTACTAGATGAAATAACGTATCAGGAACAGGAATGGACCCGCTTATTTGAGGAGGATAAGGAACAAAAATTAAATGAAATCCATACATGGCTCAGGGATTCGGAGTGGCTGACTATTCAAGGTGAAGCCTTGCAAGAGACATCCCGATCCATCCATTCCCTATATGAACCGACTAGTTATGAATCCGTGAAAGAGCCATTTCGGCAAGCTATTCTAGAGTTTGAACGCAACCAAGGGCAGTTACTATCAGAGATGAATTTTAAACGAGATAATTTGGTCAGGGAGATAGAAAGAAAAGAAACTGAACTACAGGAATGGAATAATAAAAAAGATCCTGAGCCGATTACAGATTCATTAACTAAAGAAGCAAGACAACAATTGGACGCAAATGCTGTTCCGTATATCCCTTTTTATGCAGCTGTTGAGTTTCAAGACCATGTTGATCTGGATGTTCGAAAGAGGATTGAATCTGCCATAATGGATAGTGGTATGTTGGATGCTCTCATTATGGAATCCAATCTTAAGATAGAGCACGATCGAATCTTAATCCCTGCTCCAAATATGATGGCTTACACGTTAGCAGATTATTTAAAGCCGGATCTCGGTCCAGACCATAATATTTCGGCAAGTCTAGTAGACGAAGTGTTAAGAAGTATTATCATTGGGGAAGAGGAGAGTTCAACGTTCTCAATAAGTGACCAAGGTCATTATCAAATTGGCTTATTAAAAGGGCACGCCTTGCCAGTAAATGATGTTCGATATATTGGTCGTAGTGCAAGAAGAAGATTTAGGGAAGAGCAAATAGCGCTTATTCAGGGTGAGATAGAGGCGTTATATGGAGAAAAACAGTTGGTGACAAATGAAATACGAAGAATTGAATCGACTATTTCTCAGGCGAAATTAAGATTTGAGCGGTTTCCAAATGATCTGGATTTACAAGAAGTTTTTCGTGATATTAAAGATGCTAGGGTCAAAATAAACATTCATAAATCCCGTGTACAACATCTATCTGAGGAATTAAAAGACATCCACACGAATTACACACAAGTGAAGAGTCTGATTGATGAGCAAACAAGAAAATATAATTTGGAAGTAAGTCTTATTTCGTACCAAAAGGCTACTTCAGTCGCAAAACGGTATGAAAAAGATTTGTCTGATCTAGAGAAAGAACACATTCAATATGTGAATGATGTAAAGCGAAAAGAAGAGATTTTAGGGAGAATAGATGAGATAGAGCAGGATATGATTGAGATTCAAGGAGAAATAAATATTTCTCGAGACCTTGTGGAGGGCTTGAAGCAAAATATTCAACGGATTGAGCAACAATTGGAACAGCAAGGTGTTGGGGACATTCGTAAACAAATATATGACGTTCAACAAGCTCTGAAGGAAATAGATGTTGCGCTAGAAGAGAAAAAAACCACGAAGCCACGAAAGGAAACAGAGCAAGAGCATGTGAACCATGATATAGGAGCAAAGGATATTCTAGTTCACTTTTGGACGAACATGAAAGAAACATGGGAAGACTCTTTCAAACAGGAAGTGCTTCGAGGATTTGTGGAACAGGAAAAGCAAAAAGAAATTCATGAGATTGCTGAGGATGTTCTTAAGGAATATGGGCATTTAATCAGAGAAAAAGACCGAAGTAAACTTGCCTCACAGCTGACACAGGAATTTTACAAACAGCAGAGTGACTTAATGGAATACCGTGCCACTAGTTTTAATGCACCTTTCACGTCTCCTACTTGGATGAATGAGGTTGTTGAGGAAGAACAGAAGCCACATATTGAAAAGTGGAAACAAAAGATGTCTCGTCAATTGATTGAACTAAATTACCAAGGGAAACAGGTGAGTCCTTATACGGTTCAGCAACAGATTGATCTGGAACAGGCTCGTCAGGAAAGCTTTTTGGATGAACAAGATCAGGCGTTGTATGAAGAAATCTTATTTAATTCCGTTGGTCAAAAGCTACGAGCCCGAATTCGTCGTGCTGAACAGTGGGTCGGTAAAATGAAAAGCCTTATGGAGTCAAGGGACACATCATCTGGGCTGTCGTTCTCCATTAAGTGGAAGCCTCGGACAGCAGATTCAGAAACCGAGATGGATACGGTTGATTTGGTGCATTTATTAAGGCAGGATCCCAAGCTTTTAAAAGAAGAGGATTTAGAAAAGATTACGGTTCATTTCCGTTCCAAAATAGCTAAGGCCAAAGAAATGATGGGTGAAAGCAGTGAATTACAAACATTACTTCAAGTATTAAAAGAAGTACTGGATTATCGTAAGTGGTTTTCTTTTATCCTTTATTTCCAACGGGAAGGGGAAAAGAAACGTGAGCTTACCAATAATCAATTCTATAAATTTAGCGGTGGGGAGAAAGCGATGGCCATGTACATCCCACTATTTACAGCTTGCTATTCTCGTTATTCAGAAGCAGATAACCAAGCACCTTACATTATTTCTTTAGATGAAGCCTTCGCTGGTGTAGATGAAAATAATATTAGGGAAATGTTTGAGATTGTTGAACAGTTAGGGTTTGACTATATCATGAACTCACAGGTGCTTTGGGGTGACTATGATACAATCAGTGAATTATCGATTAGTGAGTTAATCCGACCGAAAAACGCAGATTTTGTTAGCGTTATTCGTTACCATTGGGATGGAAATAAAATGGATTTAGAAGTTCCAACCGAAATAGAAGATGAGACATTGGTTTGA
- a CDS encoding TIGR02679 family protein, with translation MLDEALKYFRGDTGYRRLFSLFKQKYESLGRIGGTVKIEHFTEDEHITVARFYATTVSDLKQKGKVSLESFEQKLHSTRFAGISLKELLEAYFKEPLVSNMERKRLKDHKQEQFFTQLESNFPRLTFWIDYLKNKTRDTYWIYRLMEESPESFKDKVYHLDSAFNLLPASLERLPMFSQRITRNPHAFDLNRNLGKLLIHLLSVDHYHSDSIVIPTDSEGVNELLLTYGILRDDITNYVTCANLLAETEDGSHLMWEAAASTHSVLNAPLRELVDLTRIYPSGEQKVIWVVENSGVYSSILDKIPKAPLICTQGQFKLAALLLIDLLVKEGCVLYYAGDLDPEGLSMAERLLQRHSGHICLWKMDVASYRKSEADIVLSVERLNKLDSITIPELVPVVKELRKRKRAGYQEALVDEMVGEIRESIKINR, from the coding sequence ATGTTGGATGAAGCATTGAAGTACTTTCGCGGCGATACAGGTTATCGCCGATTATTTTCTTTATTCAAGCAAAAGTATGAGTCACTAGGACGAATTGGTGGAACGGTTAAAATAGAGCACTTTACTGAGGATGAACACATTACTGTTGCTCGCTTTTATGCGACAACTGTAAGTGACTTAAAACAAAAGGGAAAGGTATCGTTGGAGAGCTTTGAACAAAAGTTACATTCTACCCGGTTTGCTGGCATAAGTTTAAAGGAATTGCTAGAGGCGTATTTTAAGGAGCCACTTGTTTCTAACATGGAAAGGAAGAGGCTAAAAGATCATAAACAAGAACAATTTTTCACCCAATTGGAAAGTAATTTCCCAAGGCTCACGTTCTGGATAGATTACCTTAAAAATAAAACACGTGATACGTATTGGATTTATCGGTTAATGGAAGAATCTCCGGAAAGCTTTAAGGATAAGGTCTATCATCTAGATAGTGCGTTTAACCTTTTGCCAGCAAGTTTGGAACGTTTACCAATGTTTAGTCAGAGGATTACTCGTAACCCTCATGCCTTTGATCTAAATAGAAATTTAGGAAAGCTGTTGATTCACTTGTTGTCTGTGGACCATTATCATAGTGATTCCATCGTGATTCCGACGGATAGTGAAGGGGTTAATGAATTACTCTTAACGTATGGAATCTTACGTGATGATATTACAAATTATGTGACCTGTGCTAATTTGCTAGCCGAAACTGAAGATGGTTCTCATCTGATGTGGGAAGCTGCTGCAAGCACACATAGTGTCCTAAACGCACCTCTAAGAGAATTGGTGGACTTAACAAGGATTTATCCTAGTGGAGAGCAAAAAGTGATTTGGGTAGTTGAGAATTCTGGTGTATATTCAAGCATTCTAGATAAGATACCAAAGGCGCCCTTAATCTGTACGCAAGGGCAGTTTAAATTAGCTGCGCTTCTGTTGATTGATTTACTGGTGAAGGAAGGATGTGTACTGTACTATGCAGGAGACCTTGACCCAGAGGGTTTAAGCATGGCGGAAAGGTTATTGCAGAGACATTCAGGGCATATCTGTTTATGGAAAATGGATGTAGCTTCCTATCGAAAATCGGAGGCCGATATTGTATTATCTGTTGAAAGATTAAACAAATTAGATTCCATCACAATACCGGAATTAGTACCAGTGGTAAAAGAATTGAGGAAGAGGAAACGAGCGGGTTATCAAGAGGCTTTAGTGGATGAGATGGTGGGAGAAATTAGGGAATCGATTAAAATAAATCGATAG
- a CDS encoding glucose 1-dehydrogenase has product MDRLKDKVAIITGGARGMGASHARLFVNEGAKVMIADILEQEGQALAEELGENAKFMKLDVTKADNWDEVVSVTENAFGPVNVLVNNAGISMNKSIEETSIEEYRRIVDINQVSVFLGMKAVIPSMKKANSGSIVNISSINGLVGGAIGYTDTKFAVRGMTKAVALGLAHYGIRANSVHPGVIETPMIVQEDSKDAIEQFAKHIPNKRVAKPEEVSNLVLYLASDESSYSTGSEFVVDGGLTAQ; this is encoded by the coding sequence ATGGACAGATTAAAAGATAAAGTTGCCATTATTACTGGTGGAGCGCGTGGAATGGGGGCCTCTCATGCTCGATTATTCGTAAACGAAGGCGCTAAGGTAATGATTGCAGATATTCTGGAACAAGAGGGACAAGCCTTAGCTGAAGAACTTGGAGAAAATGCGAAATTCATGAAGCTTGATGTAACAAAAGCAGATAACTGGGATGAAGTTGTTTCTGTAACGGAAAACGCATTTGGCCCAGTTAACGTATTAGTGAACAATGCTGGCATAAGTATGAATAAATCCATTGAAGAAACATCGATAGAAGAATATAGAAGAATTGTGGACATTAATCAAGTATCCGTATTTCTAGGAATGAAGGCCGTTATCCCATCCATGAAAAAAGCAAACAGTGGTTCGATTGTAAACATCTCTTCTATTAACGGACTTGTCGGTGGAGCAATTGGTTATACCGATACAAAGTTTGCAGTAAGAGGAATGACCAAAGCAGTTGCACTAGGATTAGCTCATTACGGTATTCGTGCAAATTCTGTACACCCGGGAGTTATTGAAACGCCAATGATTGTACAAGAAGATTCGAAAGACGCTATCGAACAATTTGCCAAACATATCCCTAATAAAAGAGTTGCAAAACCTGAGGAAGTCTCAAATCTTGTATTATATCTTGCTTCAGATGAATCGAGCTATAGCACTGGTTCTGAGTTTGTTGTTGATGGAGGATTAACTGCACAGTAA